One segment of Amycolatopsis alba DSM 44262 DNA contains the following:
- a CDS encoding DUF5319 domain-containing protein, producing the protein MPQDALPPDPFADDPDDPARAFIDDADRLDEPISDEERTELLADLSDLAVYQALLEPRGVRGIVVDCGECDEPHYHDWHLLRASLEQLLADGRMRPHEPAFDPNPGDYVSWDYCRGFADGVTANESAY; encoded by the coding sequence GTGCCGCAAGATGCGTTGCCCCCAGACCCGTTCGCGGATGACCCGGACGACCCGGCCCGCGCGTTCATCGACGACGCTGACCGGCTCGACGAGCCGATCAGCGACGAAGAGCGCACCGAGTTGCTGGCCGACCTCTCCGATCTCGCCGTCTATCAGGCGCTTCTCGAACCGCGAGGAGTGCGCGGGATCGTGGTCGACTGCGGTGAATGCGACGAACCCCACTACCACGACTGGCATCTGCTGCGCGCCAGTCTCGAGCAGCTGCTCGCCGACGGCCGCATGCGGCCGCACGAGCCCGCGTTCGATCCGAACCCCGGTGACTATGTGAGCTGGGACTACTGCCGCGGCTTCGCGGACGGTGTGACGGCCAACGAGAGCGCCTACTGA